The Novosphingobium kaempferiae genome includes a window with the following:
- a CDS encoding translocation/assembly module TamB domain-containing protein, with product MAAGDENEGMAPQVEGETTEVGTSEVVVDQPSRWHRIRMRALKTVLFVLLGVAAFLVAVVLGINTGPGRRFVADQIAALEFENGMRISVARIDGSLYGKMILRGLSVRDPRGEFLYSPEIRVDWRPFAYLDNHVDVRSATAQRVILKRTPHFRATPPSDAPLLPDLDIDVGELRIDRFIAEPPVAGVRRIVTVAGKAHISDGRAQVSAKGGTIAIDGKGGGDRFTAVLDAVPERNRLGLDVDMEAPKGGLISGLMGFNQPVTLKLAGKGDWAAWNGNLNANLGDGDLARLALTARNGTFTIKGPTKVAKLFTGPTASLLGPITNLDVTAAFEQRRAKLTGLISSDAFTLRPDGLVDLGENRFEDLRLAFALLKPSTMAPNLSGAGLTANLALDGAFTTPSVNYELAARRLVMNDMGLDNLSAKGAAKVDAGHIMIPVSARVARITGLDTVAGGKLANVTLNGDLAIEGPRILSDNMRLRSDRIDAGLILVADMSKGLYTGAIDGRIDNYRLDSVGIFNIRTNMDLKTEGQGFALQGTVRARSTRLLNESLQTYLGGNFSASSNVKYGSDGVVRFNAVRLTAPLLSVTGGQGSWSPDGRIALAANGTSKQYGKLGVRVKGTITNPDAHVTAEKPGLGIGLANLDARITGAKGGYRLDAKADTDYGPLTADVTLGLGKQTSVEINKANLSGVDFAGRIVQTPSGPFAGQLTANGNGIGGLVRLDAEGKYQAADFNLRAQNATFDGPAKLSIGSAIIDGRAVLYDKPYVVADAQIAGVSMGALDLAAARVLVDYRDGRGKAKGLIEGVSGVPFRLGLNADMQPEVWRVALQGRVRGLDVKTTTPARIVPKDGTYELLPTNIAFGGGSLKVAGKYGDGMKVQSRMEGVDLAILNAFAPGYGIGGKVSGSLDFEQATPTAFPRADARLSLTNFTRTSSSTVSQGVDINLVGKLLPDGGEARMVFRRRGTVIGRMQASLNPLPPGEGPWMTRLMEAPLGGGIRYNGPADTLFSFAGISGQTLSGSVGLAADFTCRVSDPCINGVVQGRDMVYENQAYGTRLSRMALSGKFTGNSLELTSLTAKAGDGTVSASGRLSLAADAGYPMDVNVKLDRARLARSDALSATATGNLHLTKAAGEPALLAGEIRLPETRYQIVREGAAQIPRLTGVRFKPRTGVQRITGDEQPDNMPNAFALIRLDLHLRAPEKLYVSGMGLESEWSADFNVTGTSAAPSLSGEVELVRGTLGFAGRSFQLSDGLISFTGGQTIDPTVQITATDDIEDVTVNVNVTGRAMNPQIDFSSSPSLPDDEVLSRILFGSSIANLSALQAVQLASSLNSLRATGGGLNPLGKLRSAAGIDRLRILGPDEQAGRGTAVAAGQYLTDDIYVELITDARGFTATQLEVSVTKWLSVLSQAGGSGVNSLNVRIRKDY from the coding sequence ATGGCGGCCGGGGACGAAAACGAAGGCATGGCGCCGCAGGTCGAGGGTGAGACCACCGAGGTCGGGACGAGCGAAGTCGTGGTCGACCAGCCCTCGCGCTGGCACCGCATCCGTATGCGCGCGCTCAAGACGGTGCTGTTCGTGCTGCTGGGCGTGGCGGCGTTCCTCGTCGCCGTGGTGCTGGGCATCAACACCGGGCCGGGCCGCCGCTTCGTGGCCGACCAGATCGCCGCGCTCGAATTCGAGAACGGCATGCGCATCTCGGTCGCCCGGATCGACGGTTCGCTCTACGGCAAGATGATCCTGCGCGGCTTGTCCGTGCGCGATCCGCGGGGCGAGTTCCTCTATTCGCCCGAGATCCGCGTTGACTGGCGGCCCTTCGCCTACCTCGACAATCATGTCGACGTGCGCAGCGCGACCGCGCAGCGCGTGATCCTCAAGCGCACCCCGCACTTCCGCGCAACCCCGCCGAGCGACGCGCCACTGCTGCCCGATCTCGACATCGACGTCGGCGAACTGCGGATCGACCGCTTCATCGCCGAGCCGCCCGTCGCGGGCGTGCGCCGCATCGTGACGGTCGCGGGCAAGGCTCATATCTCCGATGGCCGCGCGCAGGTGAGCGCCAAGGGCGGCACCATCGCCATCGACGGCAAGGGCGGCGGCGACCGCTTCACCGCCGTGCTCGACGCGGTGCCCGAACGCAACCGTCTCGGCCTCGACGTCGACATGGAAGCGCCGAAGGGCGGCCTGATCTCCGGCCTGATGGGCTTCAACCAGCCGGTAACGCTCAAACTGGCCGGCAAGGGCGACTGGGCCGCGTGGAACGGCAACCTCAACGCCAACCTCGGCGACGGCGACCTCGCGCGCCTTGCCCTGACCGCGCGCAACGGCACCTTCACGATCAAGGGCCCGACCAAGGTCGCGAAGCTCTTCACCGGGCCGACCGCCAGCCTGCTCGGCCCGATCACCAACCTCGATGTCACCGCCGCCTTCGAGCAGCGCCGCGCGAAGCTGACCGGCCTGATCTCCAGCGACGCCTTCACCTTGCGTCCCGACGGCCTCGTCGATCTCGGCGAGAACAGGTTCGAGGATCTGCGCCTTGCCTTCGCGCTGCTCAAGCCATCGACAATGGCACCGAACCTGAGCGGTGCGGGCCTCACTGCCAACCTCGCGCTCGACGGCGCGTTCACCACGCCCTCGGTGAACTACGAACTGGCCGCCCGCCGCCTCGTCATGAACGACATGGGGCTGGACAACCTTTCGGCGAAGGGCGCGGCCAAGGTCGACGCCGGGCACATCATGATCCCCGTCTCGGCACGGGTGGCGCGGATCACCGGGCTCGACACCGTGGCCGGCGGCAAGCTCGCCAACGTCACGCTGAACGGCGATCTCGCCATCGAGGGGCCGCGCATCCTGTCGGACAACATGCGCCTGCGCTCCGACCGCATCGACGCCGGGCTGATCCTCGTCGCCGACATGAGCAAGGGCCTCTACACCGGCGCGATCGACGGCCGGATCGACAACTATCGCCTCGACAGCGTCGGCATCTTCAACATCCGCACCAACATGGACCTCAAGACCGAGGGACAGGGCTTCGCGCTGCAGGGCACCGTGCGCGCGCGTTCCACCCGGCTGCTGAACGAGAGTCTGCAAACCTACCTCGGCGGCAATTTCTCCGCCTCGTCGAACGTCAAGTACGGCTCGGACGGCGTCGTGCGGTTCAACGCGGTGCGCCTGACCGCGCCGCTGCTGTCGGTGACGGGCGGGCAGGGCAGCTGGTCGCCGGACGGACGCATCGCGCTCGCCGCCAATGGCACTTCGAAGCAGTACGGCAAGCTGGGCGTGCGCGTGAAGGGCACGATCACCAACCCGGACGCCCACGTCACCGCCGAGAAGCCGGGCCTCGGCATCGGCCTCGCCAACCTCGACGCGCGGATCACCGGCGCGAAAGGCGGCTATCGGCTGGATGCCAAGGCGGACACCGACTACGGCCCGCTGACTGCCGACGTGACGCTGGGCCTCGGCAAGCAGACCTCGGTCGAGATCAACAAGGCCAACCTGTCGGGCGTCGATTTCGCGGGCCGCATCGTCCAGACGCCGAGCGGGCCCTTCGCCGGGCAACTCACGGCCAACGGTAACGGCATCGGCGGCCTCGTGCGGCTCGATGCCGAGGGCAAGTACCAGGCGGCGGACTTCAACCTGCGCGCGCAGAACGCGACGTTCGACGGGCCCGCCAAGCTCTCCATCGGCTCGGCCATCATCGACGGGCGTGCCGTGCTCTACGACAAGCCCTACGTCGTCGCCGATGCCCAGATCGCGGGCGTCAGCATGGGCGCGCTGGACCTCGCCGCCGCGCGCGTCCTCGTCGATTACCGCGACGGGCGCGGCAAGGCCAAGGGCCTGATCGAAGGCGTCAGCGGCGTGCCGTTCCGCCTCGGCCTCAACGCCGACATGCAGCCCGAAGTCTGGCGTGTGGCGCTGCAGGGCCGCGTGCGCGGGCTCGACGTGAAGACGACCACGCCTGCCCGCATCGTGCCCAAGGACGGCACCTACGAACTGCTGCCGACCAACATCGCGTTCGGTGGCGGCAGCCTCAAGGTCGCGGGCAAGTACGGCGACGGCATGAAGGTGCAGAGCCGCATGGAAGGTGTCGACCTCGCGATCCTCAACGCCTTCGCGCCGGGCTACGGCATCGGCGGCAAGGTGAGCGGCAGCCTCGACTTCGAGCAGGCGACGCCCACCGCGTTCCCGCGCGCCGATGCCCGCCTCTCGCTGACCAACTTCACCCGCACCTCGTCCTCCACAGTGAGCCAGGGCGTCGACATCAATCTCGTCGGCAAGCTGCTGCCTGACGGCGGCGAAGCGCGGATGGTGTTCCGCCGTCGCGGCACCGTCATCGGACGGATGCAGGCCAGCCTCAACCCGCTGCCGCCGGGCGAGGGGCCGTGGATGACGCGCCTGATGGAAGCGCCGCTCGGCGGCGGCATCCGCTACAACGGACCTGCCGACACGCTGTTCTCCTTCGCGGGCATTTCCGGCCAGACCCTGTCGGGCTCGGTCGGGCTGGCGGCGGACTTCACCTGCCGCGTCTCCGATCCGTGCATCAACGGCGTCGTGCAGGGCCGCGACATGGTCTACGAGAATCAGGCCTACGGCACGCGCCTCAGCCGCATGGCCCTGTCGGGCAAGTTCACCGGCAACTCGCTGGAACTGACCTCGCTCACCGCCAAGGCGGGCGACGGTACCGTCAGCGCCAGCGGTCGCCTTAGCCTGGCTGCCGACGCGGGCTATCCGATGGACGTCAACGTCAAGCTCGACCGGGCGCGGCTGGCACGCAGCGATGCGCTTTCGGCGACCGCGACCGGCAACTTGCACCTGACCAAGGCAGCGGGCGAACCGGCTCTGCTCGCGGGCGAGATCCGCCTGCCGGAGACGCGTTACCAGATCGTGCGCGAAGGCGCGGCGCAGATCCCGCGCCTGACCGGCGTGCGCTTCAAGCCGCGTACCGGCGTGCAGCGCATCACCGGCGACGAGCAGCCGGACAACATGCCCAATGCCTTCGCGCTCATCCGCCTCGACCTGCACCTGCGCGCGCCGGAGAAGCTCTACGTCTCGGGCATGGGCCTCGAATCCGAATGGAGCGCGGACTTCAACGTCACCGGCACCAGCGCAGCGCCGTCGCTTTCGGGCGAGGTGGAACTGGTGCGCGGCACGCTGGGCTTCGCGGGACGATCGTTCCAGCTCAGCGACGGCCTGATCTCGTTCACCGGCGGCCAGACCATCGACCCGACCGTGCAGATCACCGCGACCGACGACATCGAGGACGTGACCGTTAACGTGAACGTCACCGGCCGCGCGATGAACCCGCAGATCGACTTCTCGTCCAGCCCCAGCCTGCCTGACGACGAAGTGCTGTCGCGCATCCTGTTCGGCAGTTCGATCGCCAACCTGTCGGCGTTGCAGGCAGTGCAGCTTGCGTCCTCGCTGAATTCGCTGCGGGCGACCGGCGGCGGCCTCAACCCGCTGGGCAAGCTGCGCTCGGCGGCGGGCATCGACCGGCTGCGCATCCTCGGGCCGGACGAGCAGGCCGGGCGCGGCACCGCCGTTGCGGCGGGCCAGTACCTGACCGACGACATCTACGTCGAACTCATCACCGACGCGCGCGGCTTCACCGCCACGCAGCTGGAAGTCAGCGTCACCAAGTGGCTGTCGGTGCTGAGCCAGGCCGGTGGTTCGGGCGTGAACAGCCTGAACGTGCGCATCCGGAAGGACTATTGA
- a CDS encoding putative quinol monooxygenase: MRPMSIARLMLPAIAAVTFIPSAIAGDGASIRYDAVPEGAWSIVAEVRAKPGKEAALREATLPLVELVRSDPKNLVYFLQEDRAAPGHFVFYEIFASESDFKAHNAMPYVQTWFEKLPELAQGGVTVMQMGILGHKPK, translated from the coding sequence ATGCGCCCCATGTCCATCGCCCGCCTGATGCTGCCCGCGATCGCGGCGGTGACGTTCATCCCTTCCGCCATCGCGGGGGATGGCGCGTCCATCCGCTACGATGCCGTGCCCGAAGGTGCGTGGTCGATCGTCGCCGAAGTGCGCGCCAAACCCGGCAAGGAAGCCGCCCTGCGCGAAGCGACTTTGCCGCTGGTTGAACTCGTCCGCAGCGATCCCAAGAACCTCGTCTATTTCCTGCAGGAAGATCGCGCCGCGCCCGGCCATTTCGTGTTCTACGAGATCTTCGCGAGCGAATCGGATTTCAAGGCGCACAACGCCATGCCTTACGTGCAGACGTGGTTCGAGAAGCTGCCCGAACTGGCGCAGGGCGGGGTGACGGTGATGCAGATGGGCATTCTCGGCCACAAGCCGAAGTAA
- a CDS encoding VOC family protein: protein MNGNDLDRRDILRAAGAAALAAPAIAALSTEAQAAKPASGMSAAQRNSAPLGARLQGIQHFGLTVQNMERAFEFYTQVLGGTEVFRHGDFQGDQVQNTLLADQEIIATELGVNPRTMGVPDLRGGAQRLDVRFVQFDNVVVELLQYRDADQPMGGPRAFAEPVEHMSPAYPRMMHICFYVGDDVDFNKFITDLEAESARRGMTQVRANRSIRVTTEQERKAAPQDANTTKVTEEPSTGWELIYCKGPEGEQLEFVKALGPVKKRFADALAARKRAAS from the coding sequence ATGAACGGGAACGACCTCGATCGCCGTGATATCCTTCGAGCCGCTGGCGCCGCCGCGCTTGCCGCGCCCGCCATCGCAGCGCTGAGCACGGAAGCACAGGCCGCCAAGCCCGCTTCAGGCATGTCCGCTGCTCAGCGCAACAGCGCGCCGCTCGGTGCCCGGCTCCAGGGCATCCAGCATTTCGGCCTGACCGTGCAGAACATGGAGCGCGCCTTCGAGTTCTACACGCAGGTGCTCGGCGGGACCGAGGTGTTCCGCCATGGCGACTTCCAGGGCGACCAGGTCCAGAACACCCTGCTCGCCGACCAGGAGATCATCGCCACCGAACTCGGCGTCAATCCCCGCACGATGGGCGTGCCCGACCTGCGTGGCGGGGCGCAGCGCCTCGACGTGCGCTTCGTCCAGTTCGACAACGTGGTGGTGGAACTGCTGCAGTACCGCGACGCCGACCAGCCGATGGGCGGGCCGCGCGCCTTCGCCGAGCCGGTCGAGCACATGAGCCCGGCCTATCCGCGCATGATGCATATCTGCTTCTATGTCGGCGACGACGTGGACTTCAACAAGTTCATCACCGACCTCGAAGCCGAATCGGCGCGGCGCGGAATGACGCAGGTGCGCGCCAACCGCTCGATCCGCGTGACCACGGAACAGGAGCGCAAGGCCGCACCGCAGGACGCCAACACCACGAAGGTGACCGAGGAGCCCTCCACCGGCTGGGAACTCATCTACTGCAAGGGCCCGGAAGGCGAGCAGCTGGAATTCGTGAAGGCGCTCGGCCCGGTGAAGAAGCGCTTCGCCGACGCCCTCGCCGCTCGCAAGCGCGCCGCTTCCTGA
- the mrdA gene encoding penicillin-binding protein 2: MKFNFRRLLRPPHVTTGTLRNSFDRRTIVVGGIQGGIGCLLAARMTYLSVFENEKYKLKAESNRVNLSLIPPRRGWILDRNGQPLASNRADFRVDVIPERMSDPARTITELGKLLSLTPIAMQDLQDKLDRAHGFAPVEVASRLDWERFAAVSVRLPDLPGVVTQRGYSRFYPTGPSVGHLIGYVGAASAEEYEKDHDPVLITPGYKVGKDALEKFYEKDLRGKPGARRVEVTASGRIVRDLDTREDVPGKTVKLTIDAGIQDYAARRIGPESAAVVVMDCQTGDVLAMCSMPSFDPNSFSDGIGRLEWKMLSDDDHVPLRNKVLRGLYPPGSTVKPMVGLSFLEAGLDPNESVFCGGGLRVGNRVFHCWQRRGHGQVNMAKGIYQSCDVYFYHFAQRIGMDPIAAMAKRLGLGQEFPMPVAGQSYGTVPSPAWKLKKYDKEWQTFDTVNATIGQGYFLVNPLQQAIQASRIASGRIIMPKLIHGHEHEPQKSLGIPEEHLAYVRQAMSDVANGPGSAPHARLPFPDIKLAGKTGTAQVVGLNVGNGKGGLWKHRDHGHFICFAPADNPRYACSVVVEHGGGSGAAYPIARDVLTYVFDKQKGMEVLDELEKKWGGTAKERLDARFRAYSAQYGVGAPKVSPEDERRKLQGADQGDEPRQPISEAQSPAPEPDEADRPAAAPSPTPTPTTGGPTQ; encoded by the coding sequence ATGAAGTTCAACTTCCGGCGCCTGCTGCGTCCGCCGCATGTCACCACCGGCACCCTGCGCAACAGCTTTGACCGCCGCACGATCGTCGTCGGCGGCATCCAGGGCGGCATCGGCTGCCTGCTCGCCGCGCGCATGACCTACCTCTCGGTCTTCGAGAACGAGAAGTACAAGCTCAAGGCCGAGAGCAACCGCGTCAACCTCTCGCTGATTCCGCCGCGCCGGGGCTGGATCCTCGACCGCAACGGACAGCCGCTCGCCTCGAACCGCGCCGACTTCCGCGTCGACGTGATCCCCGAACGGATGAGCGATCCGGCACGCACGATCACCGAACTCGGCAAGCTGCTGTCGCTGACCCCGATCGCGATGCAGGACTTGCAGGACAAGCTGGACCGCGCGCACGGCTTCGCGCCGGTCGAGGTCGCCTCGCGCCTCGACTGGGAGCGGTTCGCCGCCGTCAGCGTGCGCCTGCCCGACCTGCCCGGCGTCGTCACGCAGCGCGGCTACTCCCGCTTCTACCCGACCGGGCCATCGGTCGGCCACCTCATCGGCTACGTCGGCGCGGCATCAGCCGAGGAGTACGAGAAGGATCACGATCCCGTCCTCATCACGCCCGGCTACAAGGTCGGCAAGGACGCGCTCGAAAAGTTCTACGAGAAGGACTTGCGCGGCAAGCCCGGCGCGCGGCGCGTGGAAGTCACCGCATCGGGCCGCATCGTGCGCGACCTCGACACGCGCGAGGACGTGCCCGGCAAGACCGTCAAGCTGACCATCGACGCAGGCATCCAGGACTACGCCGCCCGCCGCATCGGCCCGGAGTCCGCCGCCGTCGTGGTGATGGACTGCCAGACGGGCGACGTGCTCGCGATGTGCTCGATGCCCAGCTTCGATCCCAACAGCTTCTCCGACGGCATCGGCCGCCTCGAATGGAAGATGCTGTCGGACGACGACCACGTTCCGCTGCGCAACAAGGTGCTGCGCGGGCTCTATCCGCCGGGCTCCACGGTCAAGCCGATGGTCGGCCTCTCGTTCCTTGAGGCCGGGCTCGATCCGAACGAGTCCGTGTTCTGCGGCGGCGGCCTGCGCGTGGGCAACCGCGTGTTCCACTGCTGGCAGCGGCGCGGCCATGGCCAGGTCAACATGGCCAAGGGCATCTACCAGAGCTGCGACGTCTACTTCTACCACTTCGCCCAGCGCATCGGCATGGACCCGATCGCGGCGATGGCGAAGCGGCTCGGGCTCGGGCAGGAGTTCCCGATGCCGGTGGCCGGCCAGTCCTACGGCACGGTGCCCAGCCCCGCGTGGAAGCTCAAGAAGTACGACAAGGAATGGCAGACCTTCGATACGGTCAACGCCACCATCGGACAGGGCTACTTCCTCGTGAATCCGCTGCAGCAGGCCATTCAGGCTTCCCGCATCGCCAGCGGGCGGATCATCATGCCCAAGCTGATCCACGGGCACGAGCATGAGCCGCAGAAATCCCTCGGAATCCCGGAGGAACACCTCGCCTACGTGCGGCAGGCGATGTCGGACGTCGCCAACGGCCCCGGCTCGGCCCCGCATGCGCGACTGCCGTTCCCGGACATCAAGCTTGCGGGCAAGACCGGTACGGCGCAGGTCGTCGGGCTCAATGTCGGCAACGGCAAGGGCGGCCTGTGGAAGCACCGCGACCACGGCCACTTCATCTGCTTTGCGCCCGCCGACAACCCGCGCTACGCCTGCTCCGTCGTCGTCGAGCACGGCGGAGGTTCCGGGGCTGCCTATCCGATCGCGCGCGACGTGCTGACTTACGTCTTCGACAAGCAGAAGGGCATGGAAGTACTCGACGAACTGGAGAAGAAGTGGGGCGGCACCGCGAAGGAGCGCCTCGACGCGCGGTTCCGGGCCTATTCCGCGCAATACGGCGTCGGAGCCCCCAAGGTTTCGCCCGAAGACGAGCGCCGCAAGCTGCAGGGCGCGGATCAGGGGGACGAACCCCGCCAGCCCATCAGCGAGGCGCAGTCGCCCGCACCCGAGCCTGACGAGGCGGACCGCCCCGCCGCGGCGCCCTCGCCCACACCGACGCCCACCACCGGAGGACCGACGCAATGA
- a CDS encoding PilZ domain-containing protein, producing MLAEENCDRLAERLPVLLRARCRKSSWHVFAVEIGDLSQGGCSIVGSSEAFVPGEVVRLSLAHLKPVEAEVRWLREDKVGVEFRIALKARVIEQIAQAYAMAVKPPQD from the coding sequence ATGCTGGCCGAGGAGAACTGCGATCGACTGGCCGAGCGGCTACCTGTGCTGCTCCGTGCCCGCTGTCGCAAGTCGAGCTGGCACGTCTTTGCGGTCGAAATCGGCGATCTCTCGCAAGGCGGCTGTAGCATCGTCGGCAGTTCCGAAGCTTTCGTGCCGGGCGAGGTGGTCCGACTCAGCCTTGCGCACCTCAAGCCTGTGGAGGCCGAGGTGCGCTGGCTGCGGGAAGACAAGGTCGGCGTCGAATTCCGCATTGCGCTGAAGGCCCGCGTGATCGAGCAGATCGCGCAGGCCTACGCCATGGCAGTGAAGCCGCCGCAGGACTGA
- the rodA gene encoding rod shape-determining protein RodA encodes MNRSIVPEAISRQPWQMLIPLCGLVALGAAVLYSAAGGSLQPYALSHVVRFGVFLVMAIVISRMSRNLFRMAAYPVYGGITVLLVLVELIGAVGGGSQRWLNLGFMSLQPSELMKPAIVLVLARFYETLPHAMTASWRGLVPAGVLIGVPALFVLIQPDLGTATAVCFGGVVTMFLAGLPLWWFTSAAGALLVIAPIAFFTLLHDYQRNRVLVFLDPEGDPLGTGYHITQSKIAIGSGGIFGKGFGNGTQSHLQYLPEPHTDFVFATMSEEWGLMGGLFVLFVFTVVIGWGMGVARRAPDRFSSLLAAGMTATMFFYVMINLMMVMGLAPVVGIPLPFMSHGGTSMLTNMICLGTIMAVNRWNQGRGSLR; translated from the coding sequence ATGAACCGCTCGATCGTTCCGGAAGCGATCTCGCGCCAGCCCTGGCAGATGCTGATTCCGCTGTGCGGCCTCGTCGCGCTGGGTGCGGCGGTGCTCTATTCGGCGGCGGGCGGCAGCCTCCAGCCTTACGCGCTGAGCCATGTGGTGCGCTTCGGCGTGTTCCTCGTCATGGCGATCGTCATCTCGCGGATGAGCCGCAACCTGTTCCGCATGGCCGCCTACCCGGTCTACGGCGGCATCACGGTCCTGCTGGTGCTGGTCGAGCTGATCGGCGCGGTCGGCGGCGGCAGCCAGCGCTGGCTGAACCTCGGCTTCATGTCGCTCCAGCCTTCGGAACTGATGAAGCCGGCCATCGTGCTCGTTCTCGCGCGCTTCTACGAGACGCTGCCGCATGCGATGACGGCAAGCTGGCGGGGGCTCGTCCCGGCGGGCGTGCTGATCGGCGTGCCTGCGCTGTTCGTGCTCATCCAGCCTGACCTCGGCACGGCGACGGCGGTGTGTTTCGGCGGTGTGGTGACGATGTTCCTTGCAGGCCTTCCGCTCTGGTGGTTCACGAGCGCCGCGGGAGCGCTGCTCGTCATCGCGCCCATCGCGTTCTTCACCCTGCTGCACGACTACCAGCGCAACCGCGTGCTGGTGTTCCTCGACCCCGAGGGCGATCCGCTCGGCACCGGCTACCACATCACCCAGTCCAAGATCGCCATCGGGTCCGGCGGCATCTTCGGCAAGGGCTTCGGCAACGGCACGCAGAGCCATCTGCAATACCTGCCCGAACCGCACACCGACTTCGTCTTCGCGACCATGTCGGAGGAGTGGGGCCTGATGGGTGGGCTGTTCGTGCTGTTCGTGTTCACCGTCGTCATCGGCTGGGGCATGGGCGTCGCGCGGCGCGCGCCGGACCGGTTCTCCAGCCTGCTGGCGGCGGGCATGACGGCGACGATGTTCTTCTACGTCATGATCAACCTGATGATGGTCATGGGCCTTGCCCCGGTCGTCGGGATTCCCCTGCCTTTCATGAGCCACGGCGGCACCTCGATGCTCACCAACATGATCTGCCTCGGTACGATCATGGCCGTAAACCGTTGGAATCAGGGGCGCGGCTCGCTGCGCTGA